DNA from Equus asinus isolate D_3611 breed Donkey chromosome 17, EquAss-T2T_v2, whole genome shotgun sequence:
GATCATGTCCAGGACAGTCTGCCTTAAAATGGCAGCAGGGGCTTTTACAGCAGGATTGTTGAACTCCATGGTTAACACGAGTTATGTAAGCAGCTTGCCATTCTGCAGTTCCAATGTCATtcaccacttcttctgtgacagcCCTCCACTTTTTAAGCTCTCATGTTCTGACACACAGCTGAATGAAAGTATCTTTTCCACTTTTGCTGGTGTGAATATGATTGGAGCTCTGCTAGTCATCCTATCCTCCTACTCCTacattctcttctccatctttcgTATGCATTCAGGGGAAGGGAGACACAAAGCATTCTCCACATGTGCCTCTCATCTGACAGCTATAATGCTGTTCTATTCCACCTCCATTTACACTTATCTGAGACCCAGTTCCAGCTACCTCCTGAATCAGGACAAAGTGGTTTCAGTGTTCTACACAGTAGTGATCCCCATGTTGAATCCTATGATCTATAGCCTCAGGAATAAGGAAGTAAAGAAGGCTATACAGAATATAATTACCAAGAAAAGAATCCCCTCATTTCTGTGATAGCTTggttaattttccaaaataaatagaGTATTTGATGAACTGTCAAAGGCTGGTTCAAGCCTCCAGTTTTTcattagaacatttttttcttttctcagtaatCATGTCCTGTAATACTGAAGCATGTATCCAATTAGGTATAAGGTAGATTACCAAACTTAAATAATACCATGGAACTTTCATCTAATTCTTCTGTATCTTTAgtgagttctcaaaaaattgtaaTGAAATCTTAGGGAACAAATGGGGTTCGTTGTTTAGACACAAATGTCACAATATCACATGAAACTAGGCGTGTAGAATAGTTGCaattgtctatttattttttctcatgcaTTCTTTTCCACTATTTATGATTTTAAGacattatatatcatatatgtcaaaaatgctttaaatttaaaatagacttccattttaacttatttaattatCTCCTAGGGAGATACTTAAAGCAAATTTGAGGACTATAGATTTCATTGCAACTTAAACTCCCtatcttttatttcccttatccctcacatgcatatatattcctTAGTAAGTGCAAGTTTGTGCAAAAGTGTGAATTCAAGAAAACTGCTATCAGATTAGAATGCATCAGTTACAGAAGCTCTCCTTCTATTCCCTTCACTTCTCCTCAAAAATTTCTAATTCTTCTCTCACTTTCACTCTTCCAGACTGACACATGCACCCAAAGcagcatgcacacacattcaGTTGCTGCAATGAGTTCAACCAGTACATCGTTTCAAAAGATGTAGATTAATGTTCAATGGATTAATACAAAACATGTTATTTACAATAGGCTCATGGATTTCCTGACCATAGAAATCTTCTATCAATTGAcaataaaatcaattaaaattaatctTAACATTAAGGCTAAGCATCATTAATATGGAGGTAGACAGGGAGGTGGCTTAGTAGAGCTCTGGAGGAAACTGAGCGGGCCAGGGCTTGACAAGGAGACAGCCACACTTAGAGTTTTTGAAGGGTAATTCCACATGTCCCTTCCCTTACCCTTGCTGCTGAAGTTGCACCTGATAGAGCTGTGATGTTCAAATCACCTGAGATGTGGTATAGCTGACCTTATTGCCTGTCACAAAGAGGTCATGCAGATTCATCATCCAATGTTCTTAACAGTCCATGTAGGTGACCTTTGTCAGATGAATGTTCCTGAAAACATTGGTGTTGTATGTGCACCTGTGGGCCATATTCTCACCCCACAGCAGTTACCTGGCCCTGGAGGCTCTGCATCAAAATGATGAGGCTGTTCTCAGAGATGGTTTGCTCTTTCACTGAGTGGCTCACATACGTTCTTCTGCACCAGCTGGCTACTGCTCAGCAggtttctttctgctttcagtGTCCTATGTATTTAATGGAATCATATATAAGACCAGGACCTTTCACAGGTAAATACTAATATTATATTCTTtcaattaactaatttaatttccAGTAAAACTTAGGAATACAAGCAATATTTAAGAGATGAATTCCATTTATTCTGAGATTTGGGCTTTTAGATATATCATATTTTGAGCCATATTCTCTGCTCTCTAATTCAGCTTGCCTAACATTTAATTAGTTTTATTTACAAAGtctacaaatatttctaaattttggaGCTATTATCACAAATTATCTTgcttaatttttaatgtattaaacATATGCTTCTTATgtacattttgattatttcttgaACCCATCGTTaatgtaaaagtatttttatcatattttcttgcttttattgtCTAAtgaatttatgtgaaaaatgttccaaatattttttattttctttaactcaaATGCAATTTAAATTGCAAAAGTATTGAGACTTCTAATTATTATATTAAgtgtgatttttatcatttacttctttctttagaATCTGACAATAATTATTAAACTCTCCTCTATGAATGTAACATTCTTTTTGCCTCTGCTATACCGTCTATAttgctttctgttttcctaattttcccAGGCCTTTATTTCGCTTGAATGTTTACTGTCATCATATTCCCCAAATGTAAACATATCAAGGGATATTTTGCCTTATTCAATGgtttttgataatttatttcttaaaattaacgAAGGAAGTGTGAAATGTATGCCTTTAGGCTATTCTTTGGTCAATGTTTTCATTAGTGATTCCATAAGGCCAAATAGAGAATAGCTCAAAAAACCTGTGAGCATcacaaaattggaaaataagcaaacaagTTGGAAGGAGTGAAAGAATCAATATTCAAGGATCACAGGGATttatataaacaacaaaaaagaaaaagatgatgttaTTAATGGATGGAGTCCTGCatttaggcagaaaaaaatgcatacagATAATTTgacattaatatataaaaataattttgggtttaatttgttaatttaaacTAATATCGACAATGCAATTTTCATGAATCTATTAAAAACAGGAATTCATACATTTTGTAAACAATAGTTAGATAAAGGCTAGTGCTGAAATTAAGTGATAACCTcatttaactcatttaacccaTTACCTGgtcaaataaaatagaagatagTGTGTTATTTCAAGGTCAGCACATTTCAAAGGACAGAGATAAGCAATATTATGCCAAGAATGTAATACCCAAATGGTTGGGtgtatgggggaaaaaaatcaaataaaaggtAGTTAAATTGCTGTGAAAATATGTAATCTGTCTAAGAGGAATGTATGAAGaagtttattgaaaatatatagCTTTAGTAAAATGTAGATTTATTGAAACAATTTTGAAACAAATAACTTtattaagaatatataaaatgcatGTCAAATAGAATGTGTGGCATCAGAATGTAGAAATATGATTATTTGTTGCTAAACTTAGATACAATTTACTGCTTTGATTCAGAAAGTGATGTTCTATTTTTAAGACTCTCTTTAAATTTTGTGATTATAATCCCACTGTGAAAATGTTGTATATATCCATGTACCATTCCTACATGTCAGAAGAGTCTTTATGGTATTTCAGccacttaacaaaaaaaaattacccccAGATTTGTTACTAAAGAAGGAGATGATGAACATTGACCAGTGAATTTCAAGGTTTTGCAAACAGGAGATCAGCTAGATGAAGATCTATGTCAAAAAATCTGAGTTTCTGAATTGGACTCCAAACCCTCAACCTCCTGAAATTGTATGATCATTTTACCCTTGTGTTgtataacaaataaaattaagaaaatataatttattagctCAGTTTGTTTTGAGGGTATATCAGATTCATTAATATACTAGtaagagaagcagaaagataaagaaaagttaCAGACTTGTACAGGAAATGTAAATAGGTTTATTTAACTGAAAGACTGAATAAGCAGCATGCAAAGGTGAAATAAAAGTTGAGGTTTCGTTTTACAAATCGTAAAATTATCATGCCTAAATcttgtgttacacaagaagactgcatcagaatcatctcaAGTGCTCGGTTTGGTGAGAGCtagtgaaaagaaacaaacaatgcacataaagagaaaataataaagattatatatatatggttaTAATGACATAGCTTTATCCTCCAATGGTAATGCCCAATAAAGACAATTAACACGGGCtcataaaataatgtaaacaGAGATCAGAAGCAAAGTGAGAAGTAAcaggttctatttttaaataagccattgccagtaattttctttttcaaaatgtaaacaaaattgtAAAATGCACTATATTccctttaaataattttgatttttacctttaaaactGCAGACATATTACATTTTTCCCTGAGAACAAGGCTGTGTAACTTCATATGAGACTTATATGAAGTAGCTATTTACTATTATCTGTTCACGTGAACATAACATATTTGATGTGAAAAAACAATGGGATTTTAAAGACACTGACATTCTACTGACACCCTTAATACTAAAGTTTGAGTCACTGAGAGAAGATTCTGTCCAAGAGGTTGTTTCCAGTATCCATCTCACTAACATCTTCTGATCTATCTTATCCTcagtttcactttctctttttgagAGTATAGGCTGTGATTCCGCTGTCTTCATCTTCTTCGTCAATGACAGCATTGTCCATTTCAAGGATCTTTCTATCATGACTCAGTTCACTCCTTGCCTGGATTCAAATTGATTTCTGTtgttgcattgattgatttgtaaaCAAAGTAATGAAAAAAATACCAGTACCAGCAACAATACATTTGCACAATGCTACATATTTTGAGAGCCCTGATTtgctaaaacattttaaaagaaactgtgcATTAATTAGCATCCAACTACATTGAGCTCAAtcacacactaaacaaaataaacaccaTTATAGCTAAGTAATCTCTAttaagaagagcaaagttggagacatcatacttcctgatttcagactACATTGCAATCCTATAGTAAGCAAAATGGTTTAGTATTAGTATGCAAAATGACAGGTATAcaaggaacagaataaagagcccggAATTAAACCCACTCATATATGGTTAGCCTGTTTTCAACAAAGGCACCAAGAATACATGatgaagaaaatctcttcaataaatggtgttcgAAAAACTATAtatgcacatgcaaaagaatgaaattggacccctatcttacatcattaccaaaaatcaactcaaattaaAAACGAGCAGCTTGACAACAATGGTAACTGAAAACCAGCAGCCTGGAGACACTGGATTGTGTGGCCTGGGTTTGGAGCTCCTAAGGATGTCCCATCCTCACAGCAACTATTAATACATTCTATAAAACATAAGACAATTATAGGCTTTTATATTAGGTCACAATCcaacaaaaatacattaatagcaatgaacaatcccACCTGCTTGGATATTACAAATTTATCAGAATAACATGCCCAAAAGGAAAGTATAAATTGAGTACACAGGATAAtgtaacataaaaaagaacacaacAAACTGAAAGTGATGTAGTTGCTGCAAAAGTCATTAAAGAAGTTTATGTGCTGTTAATTTTTACCAACAAATAGTTAAACTACATATAATTTTGCCTAAATATTTAAACAGTATGAACACAAAACCATGTGAAAAGCAGCATAaatgaattataaagaaaaaaacagaaatggatgGGATTTTTTAAGATTATAGACTTTTTATTACTCCATATACTTAAAGTTTGTTGATGAACATTGATTCTGTTGGAGACTTTTAAATGTTTCAAGAAGAGTTGATGCACCAGATAAACAGTACAAGAAGGGATTAGGCAAGCAGACTAAATCGTATATGCTCAAGTCTTATCCAGCTCACATTTTCTGCTCCAGCCTCCTCATACCACTTCCATGTTACTACTCTGTGGTTATGTTCTCAATGAAAATGTCATTGTTCATTGGTGCCACCTCACTGTGCAGAAGAGAGTAGGATGACCCTGACACTTCAGGGTTCAGAGGATGAGTTTcacaaattatttcataaatacaGTTAATGTCAGCATCTAATTGTATGCCCATTTTCACTGAGGCTAGGGATGGGAGAGACATGTGATAGCTAGATTTCTAACCTCAAActgcaaaaatagaaaacaaatgcacCTAATCAAGATAGTGGGGTAG
Protein-coding regions in this window:
- the LOC139040759 gene encoding olfactory receptor 5F1-like, producing MMRKNYTSLTEFILLGLADTLELQVSLFLVFFVIYTLTVLGNDGMILLIRIDSRLHTPMYFFLSGLSFVDVCYSSTITPKMLVDLLSEKKTISFTGCFLQMYFFIALATTECILFGLMAYDRYVAICNPLLYSSIMSRTVCLKMAAGAFTAGLLNSMVNTSYVSSLPFCSSNVIHHFFCDSPPLFKLSCSDTQLNESIFSTFAGVNMIGALLVILSSYSYILFSIFRMHSGEGRHKAFSTCASHLTAIMLFYSTSIYTYLRPSSSYLLNQDKVVSVFYTVVIPMLNPMIYSLRNKEVKKAIQNIITKKRIPSFL